One Bacteroidales bacterium genomic window carries:
- a CDS encoding polyprenol monophosphomannose synthase — MSDSLVIIPTYNEKENVEKIIRTVFSLRKDFHILIIEDNSPDGTADIVKSLLGEFKDKLFIEERKGKLGLGTAYIHGFRWALQREYQYVFEMDADFSHNPADLLRLHDACANKGADLAIGSRYIKGINVVNWPMSRILISYFASFYVRIVTGMRVKDSTAGFKCYTRKVLETIDLSQIRFIGYAFQIEMKFNAWKLGFNIVEVPIVFTDRAEGVSKMSKGIIKEAIFGVITMKWKSFFRRYSK, encoded by the coding sequence GTGTCAGATAGTCTCGTTATAATTCCAACATACAACGAAAAGGAAAACGTTGAGAAAATTATCCGAACGGTTTTCTCACTCAGGAAAGATTTTCACATCCTCATCATCGAAGATAATTCCCCCGATGGCACTGCCGATATCGTAAAATCGCTGCTGGGGGAGTTCAAAGATAAATTGTTCATTGAAGAACGCAAAGGCAAGCTTGGCCTGGGAACTGCTTATATTCACGGTTTTCGGTGGGCTTTGCAAAGAGAGTATCAGTATGTTTTTGAGATGGATGCCGACTTCTCACACAATCCTGCCGATCTTCTTCGTTTGCACGATGCCTGTGCCAATAAAGGCGCCGATCTGGCCATAGGTTCACGATATATAAAAGGTATCAACGTGGTAAACTGGCCAATGAGCAGGATTTTGATTTCATACTTTGCTTCATTTTATGTGAGAATTGTTACCGGCATGAGGGTAAAAGATTCAACGGCCGGATTTAAATGTTATACCCGCAAAGTCCTTGAAACCATTGATTTGAGCCAGATCAGGTTCATTGGTTATGCTTTCCAAATAGAGATGAAATTCAATGCATGGAAACTTGGTTTCAACATTGTTGAAGTGCCGATTGTATTCACCGACCGTGCCGAAGGGGTTTCAAAAATGAGCAAAGGCATAATCAAGGAAGCTATTTTCGGTGTCATCACAATGAAGTGGAAAAGTTTTTTCCGGAGATATTCGAAATAG
- a CDS encoding endonuclease — protein MLTLNIFSRFTAVLLLSLIAAIMMAQTPSKSISKVEKKIGSGKALASEPNAQPANLTFSNVKTYTYDAAFSNADPQPDFYIVLRSIGQAVVAVPADGETYFVGDAIGNARVVFIGSDAEFSPRGVLAGTTFYHSVFSFNGSDGTENYLQENPLTGYTTTPENMIGDFYEGINSKSEFFIEELQNRIRPHNSFAYGDYVNIMINGFEYQDTTGGQKVVYCVYTGYAHVYDDPFGWIGSPGGTLSREHTFPFSWFPHNSESAPEYSDYYHLFPVHQNNANNRRSNLPLGVVQNVTYQFLDGKRGTDAQGNIVYEPRDSQKGNAARAMFYMVTRYDNTNGYQWQLPPQQNQEILKLWHFSDPPDAREIARNDYISSRQGNRNPFIDSMHFASKIDFQSMEWLSVDQITSAGFKMSIFPNPVMDHMIIEMLVVRPGEIKIKLFTLEGKPVDFQDTTLSAGINTTVVNYSDLPAGIYILTTVFGDQSYSLKLMKQ, from the coding sequence ATGCTAACTTTAAATATATTCTCTCGTTTTACTGCTGTATTGTTGCTTTCGCTCATCGCTGCTATAATGATGGCTCAGACGCCATCAAAGTCTATCAGTAAGGTTGAAAAAAAGATCGGTTCAGGCAAGGCGTTGGCTTCTGAACCAAATGCACAGCCCGCCAACCTTACGTTTTCAAATGTAAAGACCTATACCTACGATGCTGCTTTTAGCAATGCCGATCCGCAACCGGATTTCTATATTGTACTCAGAAGCATCGGACAAGCCGTTGTTGCTGTGCCTGCCGATGGCGAAACTTATTTCGTAGGCGATGCAATAGGAAACGCCCGTGTAGTTTTTATTGGAAGCGATGCAGAGTTTTCGCCCAGGGGCGTTCTTGCCGGAACTACTTTTTATCACAGTGTCTTTTCATTTAACGGTTCGGATGGCACTGAAAATTATCTCCAGGAAAACCCCTTGACCGGATACACTACCACGCCCGAAAACATGATTGGCGATTTTTATGAAGGCATCAATTCAAAAAGTGAATTTTTTATTGAGGAATTGCAAAACAGGATCAGACCACATAATTCTTTTGCTTACGGCGATTATGTGAACATTATGATCAATGGTTTCGAATACCAGGATACTACAGGGGGACAAAAAGTTGTGTACTGTGTTTACACCGGTTACGCCCATGTTTATGATGATCCGTTTGGCTGGATCGGGTCACCGGGCGGTACATTAAGCCGCGAGCATACATTTCCTTTCAGTTGGTTTCCACACAATTCAGAATCGGCGCCGGAATACTCAGATTACTATCACCTTTTCCCGGTTCACCAGAACAATGCCAACAACAGGCGAAGCAATCTCCCGCTGGGTGTAGTTCAAAATGTCACCTATCAATTTCTTGATGGAAAACGTGGAACAGATGCACAGGGAAATATCGTTTACGAACCCAGAGATTCGCAAAAGGGCAATGCGGCACGCGCGATGTTTTACATGGTAACCCGTTACGATAACACCAATGGTTACCAATGGCAACTTCCACCTCAACAAAATCAGGAAATTCTCAAACTCTGGCATTTTTCCGATCCACCGGATGCCCGGGAAATAGCCAGGAACGACTATATAAGCTCAAGGCAGGGCAACCGCAACCCATTTATTGACAGCATGCATTTTGCTTCAAAAATTGATTTCCAAAGCATGGAATGGCTAAGTGTGGATCAGATAACAAGCGCTGGTTTCAAGATGAGTATCTTCCCTAACCCGGTTATGGATCACATGATCATTGAAATGCTGGTTGTACGACCCGGCGAAATTAAAATTAAGCTTTTTACACTGGAAGGAAAGCCGGTTGATTTTCAGGACACAACCCTTAGTGCAGGTATTAACACCACTGTAGTTAATTATTCTGATTTGCCGGCAGGCATTTATATTTTGACAACTGTTTTCGGCGACCAGTCGTATTCGCTGAAATTGATGAAGCAATAA
- a CDS encoding endonuclease/exonuclease/phosphatase family protein encodes MKKTHPTQLQIVGLIAVLTLATQFLFAQEKKATVACIAFYNVENLFDTIDSFDTNDLEYTPEGSKQWDSRKYSEKITNLARVIAEVGTEFTPDGPAILGLSEIENKLVINDLVNDPQIRDRGYRIAHYDSPDRRGVDVALIYQPKYFTYLSSKPYLFIPEGREDFYSRDVLLVSGLLHGEPMHILVNHWPSRRGGERASRPLRNVAAQLNRKIVDSLQLADPTAHIIIMGDLNDDPINESVKKHLQTGWDKNKLKKDELFNPFYDFYRKGIGTLAYRDSWNLFDMIILNQTLLTPDKSTYTFYKADVFNKRFLLQTQGQFAGYPLRTHAGDTYLGGFSDHFPVYIYLVREK; translated from the coding sequence ATGAAGAAAACACATCCGACCCAGCTACAGATTGTTGGTTTGATTGCAGTTCTAACATTGGCCACACAATTTTTATTTGCCCAGGAAAAAAAGGCAACCGTAGCTTGTATAGCATTTTACAATGTCGAGAACCTATTTGATACCATAGATAGCTTTGATACCAATGACTTGGAATATACACCGGAGGGAAGCAAGCAATGGGATAGCAGAAAATATTCAGAAAAAATTACTAACCTGGCAAGGGTTATTGCTGAAGTTGGAACCGAGTTTACACCCGATGGGCCAGCGATTTTGGGCTTGTCCGAAATAGAAAATAAACTTGTGATAAACGATCTGGTCAACGATCCGCAGATCAGGGATCGTGGCTACAGGATCGCACACTATGATTCACCCGATCGCCGCGGTGTTGATGTAGCCCTGATTTACCAGCCTAAATACTTCACTTATTTATCCAGCAAGCCATATCTTTTCATTCCCGAAGGCAGGGAAGATTTTTATTCACGCGATGTTTTACTTGTTTCCGGCCTTTTACATGGCGAACCCATGCACATTCTTGTGAACCATTGGCCTTCGCGCCGAGGTGGGGAGCGTGCCAGCCGTCCCTTACGCAATGTAGCTGCCCAACTCAACCGCAAGATCGTTGATTCATTGCAACTGGCCGATCCTACTGCACACATTATTATAATGGGCGACTTAAATGACGATCCAATCAATGAAAGTGTTAAGAAACATTTACAAACCGGCTGGGACAAGAATAAACTGAAAAAGGATGAGTTGTTTAACCCTTTCTATGATTTTTACCGCAAAGGAATTGGAACACTTGCATATCGCGATTCATGGAACCTGTTTGATATGATCATTCTGAACCAGACCTTGCTTACACCAGATAAAAGTACATACACTTTCTACAAGGCCGATGTATTTAACAAGCGATTCCTCTTGCAGACCCAGGGTCAGTTTGCCGGATACCCTTTACGGACACATGCCGGCGATACGTATCTTGGCGGTTTCAGCGATCATTTTCCGGTTTACATTTACCTGGTCAGGGAAAAATAG
- a CDS encoding TonB-dependent receptor, which yields MYKKLLLILIALIPLAIIYAQQPALKDLSQTTDAKSGTIIGQYFGHAFIGNVYTGYSVMIGDWDKDNLGKNTLTGIVIDARAAGLLQDKDILTLSSELAAINNISNADKLKPGLRIHLQKEKIPVQEIAKTPDPVITEKEMAAELPEMQIEKPVAPEPAIEIEKVEEPEAIAEPAITENDDTIPEPDDSGQSGNISGRIVETSTLRGLPSILISVNDRQVLSDVNGDFVVRNITTGKATLVISAAGFQTKTIEVEITPDTNLGEIKFEPTSLASADIIPEINLSLLDMDDDARSQNISGLLHSSGDVFSSYASFTFGQAWFRTRGYDADLTPTYIGNSLINDSETGRTLWAIWGGLNDATRNSTFVNGLGTASNSFGSIGGISNIITRPSQQRVQTKLTYSASNRSYTHRVMFTHSTGMMNNGWAVTASGSRRWGQEGYIKGTFYDAWAYYMGLEKKINERHSIELTAFASPVKRGMQGGSTQEIYDMLGTNHYSPNWGYQEGAVRNSRVRTMNQPVLVLNHYWKYNSSTDITTTASYMFGKTGTTALNWYNSADPRPDYYRYLPSWQEDPAAKAAVMESWKNNTSVSQINWDKLYQANYLAKMDGKQSRYIIEDRRNDMKNINLSTVINHRVNENLKINRGVELSDYTVNYFKTIDDLLGGSHWVDIDQFAERDFPGGDTIAQNDIDNPNRIVRVGDKFGYDYNLRQQTGKIWISSEFTFRAIDFFLAGQLSSTTFWREGFMRNGRHPENSLGESFKHNFIDYGLKGGATYKFSGRLFLEGNLAYMTQAPYMRNSFVSPRTRDDVSPGIKSEKIFSSELSVHLRAPMIKARATVYHTEFKDQNQILTFYHDDYRTLVNHIMYGINTTHQGIEFGGEAHMFYDLWLQAALNLGNYRYTNRPEATIAFDNGSRADTTELIYLKNFFITGTPQTAGALGLKWVGPDFLFVNLSVNYFDDIYLSFNPERRTQHAIQDLGPGDPQIAIITEQEMLSGGFTLDASVGKSFRIMQKYFLQLNLSANNLLNNKNISSGGYEQLRFDFEEKNVDKYPPRYFYMIGTNFFLNVAVRF from the coding sequence ATGTATAAAAAGCTACTACTCATTCTGATTGCATTGATTCCGCTTGCGATAATTTATGCACAACAACCTGCTTTAAAGGATCTAAGTCAAACCACTGATGCTAAGTCCGGCACAATCATCGGCCAGTATTTTGGCCATGCTTTTATTGGGAATGTTTACACCGGGTACTCTGTAATGATCGGAGACTGGGACAAAGACAATTTGGGTAAAAACACGTTAACCGGTATTGTCATTGATGCCAGGGCTGCAGGATTATTGCAGGACAAAGACATTCTAACACTGAGTTCCGAGCTTGCTGCAATCAACAACATTAGCAATGCTGATAAGCTTAAGCCTGGTTTGAGGATTCACCTGCAAAAAGAAAAAATTCCTGTTCAGGAAATTGCAAAAACTCCTGATCCGGTAATCACTGAAAAAGAAATGGCTGCTGAACTGCCTGAAATGCAAATTGAAAAACCAGTTGCACCTGAACCAGCTATTGAAATTGAAAAGGTAGAAGAACCTGAGGCTATTGCTGAACCAGCAATTACGGAAAACGATGACACTATTCCCGAACCAGATGATTCAGGTCAGTCGGGGAATATATCCGGCCGGATTGTGGAAACATCCACCTTGCGCGGGCTTCCCTCTATACTTATTAGTGTGAATGACCGGCAGGTGCTTAGCGATGTGAATGGTGACTTTGTGGTGCGCAATATCACAACCGGCAAAGCCACACTGGTTATATCAGCCGCAGGTTTTCAAACCAAAACCATTGAGGTGGAAATAACTCCCGATACCAATCTTGGTGAAATCAAGTTTGAGCCTACCTCACTGGCTTCAGCCGATATTATACCTGAAATCAATTTATCCTTACTGGATATGGATGATGATGCGCGATCGCAAAATATTTCAGGATTGCTGCACTCCTCAGGCGATGTATTCAGTTCATATGCGTCTTTTACATTTGGACAGGCATGGTTCAGAACCCGTGGATATGATGCTGACCTTACGCCCACTTACATTGGCAATTCTCTCATCAACGATTCAGAAACCGGGCGTACCCTGTGGGCTATCTGGGGCGGTCTTAATGATGCCACAAGGAACAGCACCTTCGTAAATGGGCTAGGCACTGCCAGCAATTCATTCGGAAGTATCGGCGGCATATCTAATATTATAACTCGCCCTTCGCAGCAACGGGTCCAGACCAAATTAACTTATTCAGCCTCAAACAGGTCGTATACTCACCGTGTGATGTTTACACATTCCACCGGCATGATGAACAATGGATGGGCAGTCACGGCGAGCGGATCAAGACGATGGGGTCAGGAAGGCTATATTAAGGGAACTTTTTATGATGCCTGGGCCTATTACATGGGGCTTGAAAAAAAGATCAATGAGCGTCATTCAATTGAATTAACTGCATTCGCCTCGCCGGTAAAACGCGGAATGCAAGGCGGCTCCACTCAGGAAATCTACGACATGCTGGGTACCAACCATTATAGCCCTAACTGGGGTTATCAGGAAGGTGCAGTGCGAAATTCGCGTGTTCGCACCATGAACCAGCCCGTTCTGGTGCTTAACCACTATTGGAAATACAATAGTTCCACAGACATTACAACCACAGCCTCCTATATGTTTGGCAAAACAGGAACCACTGCGCTGAACTGGTATAATTCTGCCGATCCAAGACCTGACTATTATCGCTACTTGCCTAGCTGGCAAGAAGATCCTGCGGCAAAAGCAGCCGTGATGGAATCCTGGAAAAACAACACAAGTGTCAGCCAGATCAACTGGGATAAATTATACCAGGCCAATTACCTTGCAAAAATGGATGGCAAGCAATCGCGCTACATCATTGAGGATCGCCGGAACGATATGAAAAACATTAATTTGAGTACGGTAATTAACCACCGCGTTAATGAGAACCTGAAAATAAACAGGGGTGTTGAACTTTCGGATTACACAGTCAATTATTTTAAAACCATTGACGACCTGCTTGGTGGTAGCCATTGGGTAGATATTGACCAGTTTGCCGAACGCGATTTTCCGGGCGGTGATACGATCGCACAAAACGATATTGATAACCCGAACAGGATTGTGAGGGTAGGCGACAAATTTGGCTACGATTACAACCTCAGACAACAAACCGGGAAAATCTGGATCAGTTCAGAATTTACTTTCCGTGCCATTGATTTCTTCCTGGCCGGACAACTTTCGTCTACTACCTTCTGGCGCGAAGGTTTCATGCGCAATGGTCGCCATCCTGAAAATTCCCTTGGTGAATCGTTCAAGCACAATTTCATAGATTATGGATTGAAAGGCGGTGCCACCTACAAATTCTCGGGCCGCTTATTCCTTGAAGGCAACCTGGCCTATATGACCCAGGCTCCATACATGCGTAATTCCTTTGTTTCTCCAAGAACCAGAGATGATGTATCGCCAGGGATAAAAAGTGAAAAGATTTTCAGCTCCGAACTCAGTGTCCATTTGCGTGCCCCCATGATTAAAGCGAGGGCTACGGTTTATCATACCGAGTTCAAGGATCAAAACCAAATCCTGACATTTTATCACGATGACTATCGTACACTGGTTAACCATATCATGTATGGAATTAATACCACTCATCAGGGCATTGAATTTGGCGGGGAAGCACATATGTTTTACGACCTGTGGCTACAAGCCGCTTTGAACCTTGGCAACTACCGCTATACCAACAGACCTGAAGCTACTATCGCTTTTGACAACGGTTCGCGCGCCGATACCACTGAACTGATTTACCTCAAAAACTTTTTCATTACCGGCACGCCACAGACTGCAGGCGCACTTGGGTTAAAATGGGTTGGACCGGATTTTCTCTTCGTTAATTTGAGCGTCAATTATTTCGACGACATTTATCTAAGCTTTAACCCCGAGCGCAGGACCCAACATGCAATCCAGGACCTTGGGCCGGGGGATCCCCAAATAGCAATCATTACAGAGCAGGAAATGCTTTCGGGAGGATTTACCCTGGATGCATCGGTAGGGAAATCATTCAGGATCATGCAGAAGTATTTCCTTCAGCTTAACCTGAGTGCAAACAATCTTCTCAACAATAAAAACATCAGTTCCGGTGGTTATGAACAATTACGCTTCGATTTTGAAGAAAAGAACGTAGACAAATACCCGCCACGTTATTTCTATATGATCGGAACGAATTTCTTCCTCAATGTAGCCGTTAGGTTTTAG